A genomic window from Anthocerotibacter panamensis C109 includes:
- a CDS encoding PstS family phosphate ABC transporter substrate-binding protein gives MMRTSVKTIVASLAAVVLLAPVALAGTITVKGSDTMVNMAAKWASAYQAKNPETKIQVTGGGSGTGLKSLIDGQVNLANASREIKQKEVDNAERNGISPFEIKTSIDGLAVIVNKSNPVKKLTYQELQAIFTGQITNWKDVGGKDAPISLYGRENSSGTYEYFREEVLQNKDYAASTKVLQGTAALADAVSKDVNGIAYGGVGYFVSRKDIDTLSVKKKGGYVDPIVKGQINDRAISQGIYPISRFLYIYSNGTPAGEVKKYIEWILGPEGQKIAGEEYVPLNPSTAKAELKKLEQ, from the coding sequence ATGATGCGTACCTCTGTGAAAACGATTGTGGCCTCCTTGGCTGCTGTTGTACTCCTCGCGCCTGTTGCTTTAGCGGGCACTATCACCGTCAAGGGCTCAGACACCATGGTTAATATGGCGGCCAAATGGGCCTCCGCCTATCAAGCCAAGAACCCCGAGACCAAGATCCAGGTGACCGGCGGTGGTTCCGGGACCGGCTTGAAGTCGCTGATTGATGGTCAGGTCAATTTGGCTAATGCCTCTCGGGAAATCAAACAAAAAGAAGTGGACAACGCCGAGCGCAATGGTATCAGCCCTTTCGAGATCAAGACCTCCATCGACGGTCTGGCAGTTATTGTCAATAAAAGCAACCCAGTCAAGAAACTGACCTACCAGGAACTACAAGCCATCTTCACGGGTCAGATCACCAACTGGAAAGATGTCGGCGGCAAGGATGCCCCCATCTCCCTCTATGGTCGCGAGAACTCCTCCGGGACCTATGAGTACTTCCGCGAAGAAGTCCTGCAAAACAAAGACTACGCCGCCTCCACCAAAGTCCTCCAGGGAACTGCGGCCTTGGCTGACGCCGTCTCTAAAGATGTCAACGGTATCGCCTACGGCGGGGTTGGCTATTTCGTGTCCCGCAAGGATATCGATACGCTATCGGTCAAGAAAAAAGGTGGCTACGTTGACCCCATCGTCAAGGGTCAGATCAATGACCGCGCTATCTCCCAGGGTATCTACCCCATCTCCCGTTTCCTGTACATCTACAGCAACGGTACCCCTGCTGGTGAAGTGAAGAAGTACATCGAGTGGATCCTCGGCCCCGAAGGTCAAAAGATCGCCGGAGAAGAGTACGTTCCTCTCAACCCGTCCACAGCTAAAGCTGAGTTGAAGAAGCTCGAACAGTAA
- the pstC gene encoding phosphate ABC transporter permease subunit PstC produces MTAPAGTEPTARGGLRSDKSSAKYAQEKAIETGLLAVSTLAVLSIALIFVLLLYQGFKGLTVFGGDIALSQFWSTTIEKQELLRNPDGSIQKDADGNFVSETKTVTSYDWQPTSGQEKKFSLVPLLIGSLKVAIPAAVLASLVGVLLAVYLSELASPKVREVVKPALELLAGVPSVVLGFFALVTIAAFVEWVAHIPFVFEILTQTPGLNRLFFPSCSFPETNSLQSICLERSKALGANGTYLNTLVGALGMALVIIPIIATIAEDAMRAVPDSLRDASRALGASRWQTAFQAVVPAAVSGISAGVILGLGRAIGETMIVLMATGNASILSANLMESGRAITATIAAELGEAVAGGEHYNALFFIGGVLFVFTFVLNIIGEIVINRARQKIRTGG; encoded by the coding sequence ATGACTGCACCAGCCGGAACAGAACCCACTGCGAGAGGCGGCCTGCGCTCCGACAAGTCCAGCGCCAAATATGCTCAGGAAAAAGCTATCGAGACGGGACTGTTAGCTGTTTCTACCCTGGCTGTGCTCTCCATTGCGCTCATTTTTGTCCTGCTCCTCTACCAGGGGTTTAAGGGCTTGACGGTCTTCGGGGGCGATATTGCGCTAAGCCAGTTCTGGTCCACCACTATTGAAAAGCAAGAACTGCTGCGTAACCCTGATGGTTCTATCCAGAAGGATGCAGACGGCAATTTTGTCTCTGAAACCAAAACGGTCACCAGCTACGATTGGCAGCCTACTTCCGGTCAAGAAAAAAAATTCTCCCTGGTGCCCCTGCTCATCGGAAGCTTGAAAGTCGCCATCCCCGCCGCAGTTCTGGCCTCTTTGGTCGGGGTCCTGCTCGCGGTCTATCTCTCCGAACTCGCTTCACCCAAAGTGCGCGAGGTCGTAAAACCAGCCCTGGAATTGCTGGCTGGGGTGCCTTCAGTAGTCCTGGGCTTCTTTGCTTTGGTGACCATTGCTGCTTTTGTCGAGTGGGTTGCCCACATCCCCTTCGTCTTCGAAATCTTGACTCAGACTCCGGGCTTGAACCGTCTATTTTTTCCCAGTTGCTCCTTTCCCGAGACGAATAGTCTGCAAAGTATCTGTCTGGAGCGCTCCAAAGCACTAGGGGCCAACGGCACCTACCTCAATACCTTGGTCGGGGCCTTGGGTATGGCTCTGGTTATTATTCCAATCATTGCTACTATCGCTGAAGATGCCATGCGAGCGGTCCCCGATTCACTGCGGGATGCAAGCCGTGCTCTGGGGGCTTCGCGCTGGCAGACTGCCTTTCAGGCGGTGGTCCCAGCCGCGGTCTCAGGTATCTCAGCAGGGGTCATCCTCGGGCTGGGCCGTGCTATCGGCGAGACAATGATTGTCTTGATGGCGACGGGAAATGCCTCGATTCTCTCTGCCAACCTGATGGAATCAGGACGGGCGATCACCGCTACGATTGCGGCAGAGCTAGGTGAAGCTGTAGCAGGCGGGGAGCACTATAACGCCCTTTTCTTTATTGGTGGAGTCCTGTTCGTTTTTACCTTTGTACTCAATATCATCGGTGAGATCGTCATCAACCGCGCCCGCCAGAAGATCCGTACCGGAGGCTAA
- the pstA gene encoding phosphate ABC transporter permease PstA, translated as MTTDKTPANRSSLIVRDFSPSKLRETFLEGLLTGLSWLLVAFIALFLGLIVVKGFPTVAANGFEFLYTAPREGLDKGGVGPAIFGTVALVTLMTFIALPIGVLTSVYLVEYTGGTNLSRIIRAAVNNLAGVPSIVFGLFGVAFFVLFIGRGLDSALGYSTTNPLFGKPAIIWAAATMALLVLPIVIVNTEEALLAIPVSLRQASLAMGATQWQTISRVVLPQAIPGILTGSILAISRGAGEVAPILFTGAAFLLQDLPVTNIFGVVPFIDPTKQFMELGYHIFILATQSSDVEKTRPAQFASTFVLLFLTFALNFTAILLRAQFRKKAIR; from the coding sequence ATGACAACAGACAAGACTCCAGCGAACCGCTCTTCTCTGATTGTGCGTGACTTCTCGCCAAGTAAACTGCGTGAGACGTTCCTCGAAGGGCTGTTGACTGGTCTCAGTTGGCTTTTGGTTGCTTTTATCGCCTTGTTCCTGGGGCTGATTGTGGTTAAGGGATTCCCGACCGTGGCTGCCAACGGCTTTGAATTTCTCTACACAGCACCCCGCGAAGGATTAGATAAGGGCGGTGTGGGACCAGCCATTTTTGGTACCGTGGCCCTAGTCACGCTCATGACCTTCATTGCCCTGCCCATCGGCGTATTGACCTCCGTCTATCTGGTGGAGTACACCGGGGGGACCAACCTCTCTCGCATCATCCGCGCGGCGGTAAATAACTTGGCTGGGGTGCCGTCGATAGTCTTTGGGCTGTTTGGGGTTGCTTTTTTTGTCTTGTTTATTGGTCGGGGTCTCGATAGCGCATTGGGCTATAGCACTACCAATCCCCTCTTTGGGAAACCAGCCATTATTTGGGCTGCTGCGACGATGGCCCTATTGGTTTTGCCCATTGTCATTGTCAATACTGAAGAAGCCCTCCTAGCGATCCCGGTCTCGCTGCGACAGGCGAGTCTGGCGATGGGGGCGACCCAGTGGCAGACCATTTCGCGGGTCGTCTTGCCTCAGGCCATCCCTGGTATCCTCACAGGTTCGATCCTCGCCATTTCACGGGGGGCGGGGGAGGTTGCACCGATTTTGTTTACGGGAGCAGCGTTTTTGCTCCAGGACTTACCGGTCACCAATATTTTTGGTGTCGTACCCTTCATCGATCCGACCAAGCAGTTTATGGAACTGGGCTACCATATATTCATCCTGGCAACCCAGTCCTCGGATGTTGAGAAGACGCGTCCCGCCCAGTTCGCTTCTACTTTTGTGTTGCTCTTCTTGACCTTCGCGTTAAATTTTACGGCCATCCTCCTCCGTGCTCAGTTCCGCAAAAAAGCCATCAGGTAA
- the pstB gene encoding phosphate ABC transporter ATP-binding protein PstB codes for MRVDQKKNIAVAARNVSFFYGPKKAIESISADMPDRQVSAIIGPSGCGKSTFLKALNRIGETSGSTIRVEGRITLFDEDIYAKEVDVTILRKRVGMVFQRPNPFPMSIFDNIAYGPRLFGVRSRSELEVIVQKSLQQSAIWDEVKDRLNSSALGLSGGQQQRLCIARSLAVEPEVLLMDEPCSALDPIATLKIEELILELKRTLTVIIVTHNLQQAGRVSDFTLFFNTDESRIGRLVEAGPTREIFSAPKDKRTEDYITGRFG; via the coding sequence ATGCGTGTTGACCAGAAGAAAAACATTGCTGTAGCCGCCCGCAACGTAAGCTTTTTCTACGGGCCGAAGAAAGCCATCGAGAGCATCAGCGCCGATATGCCCGACCGACAGGTCTCAGCTATCATCGGTCCTTCGGGCTGTGGTAAGTCCACCTTTCTCAAAGCGCTCAACCGCATCGGTGAGACGAGCGGTTCGACCATCCGTGTCGAAGGGCGCATCACGCTTTTTGACGAGGATATCTACGCCAAAGAAGTAGACGTGACGATCCTGCGCAAACGGGTGGGCATGGTTTTTCAGCGACCTAATCCCTTCCCGATGAGCATTTTTGACAATATCGCCTACGGACCCCGGCTTTTTGGTGTCCGTTCGCGCTCTGAGTTGGAAGTGATCGTTCAGAAATCGCTCCAGCAGTCTGCTATCTGGGATGAAGTCAAGGACCGGCTCAATAGCTCAGCGTTGGGGCTCTCTGGTGGACAACAGCAGCGCTTGTGTATTGCTCGTTCGCTGGCAGTGGAGCCGGAAGTCCTGTTGATGGATGAACCCTGCTCAGCCTTGGACCCCATCGCCACGCTCAAAATCGAGGAGCTGATCCTCGAACTCAAGCGTACCCTGACGGTGATCATCGTGACCCATAACCTCCAACAGGCGGGACGGGTCTCGGACTTCACGCTGTTCTTTAACACCGACGAGAGCCGTATCGGTCGGCTGGTCGAGGCAGGTCCGACCCGTGAAATCTTCTCCGCTCCCAAAGACAAACGCACCGAAGACTATATTACGGGCCGTTTCGGTTAA
- a CDS encoding arginase family protein, whose amino-acid sequence MAPPYVGIATFLGAPHRTYSLDDKPAVAVLGVPFDFGTSFRPGSRLGPGAIRSLSRMFVEDDHPELDLSPQNLLDLFDAGDVMPLVGDYAGSLAAIEQTARDLVGRGVHVVALGGDHTISLPLLRATAARHGPLALVHFDAHPDTWAGTATVPLFHGSPFRCAVEEGLVDPRAFIQIGLRSPVACPVMKWTCHQGITCIDAESVHLRGIDWVTQQIIQVIGERKVYLTFDVDALDPSQAPGTSTPEVGGLWTWQALAILKRVGALH is encoded by the coding sequence TTGGCTCCACCGTATGTCGGTATTGCTACTTTTTTGGGAGCACCCCACCGCACGTATAGCTTGGACGACAAACCTGCGGTTGCCGTCCTTGGGGTCCCTTTTGATTTTGGAACTTCATTCCGACCGGGCTCACGTCTGGGACCGGGAGCGATCCGCTCATTGAGCCGGATGTTTGTCGAGGACGACCATCCTGAGTTGGACCTTTCGCCACAAAACCTTTTGGACCTTTTTGATGCAGGGGATGTCATGCCTTTGGTCGGGGATTACGCAGGTAGTCTAGCGGCTATAGAGCAGACCGCGCGGGACCTCGTCGGACGGGGTGTGCATGTGGTCGCACTTGGAGGCGACCATACCATATCGCTACCCTTACTGCGTGCCACGGCAGCCCGTCATGGTCCGCTGGCACTCGTTCATTTCGACGCCCATCCTGACACTTGGGCAGGGACCGCAACGGTCCCACTCTTCCATGGTTCTCCGTTCCGGTGTGCCGTCGAGGAGGGTTTGGTCGATCCGCGCGCGTTCATTCAAATCGGCTTGCGCAGTCCGGTCGCCTGTCCGGTGATGAAGTGGACCTGTCATCAGGGCATCACATGCATTGATGCTGAGTCTGTACATCTGCGGGGCATTGACTGGGTGACCCAGCAGATTATCCAGGTGATCGGCGAACGCAAGGTTTATCTCACCTTTGATGTCGATGCGCTCGATCCATCCCAGGCACCGGGGACTTCCACGCCCGAGGTGGGGGGCTTATGGACCTGGCAAGCGCTCGCCATTCTTAAGCGGGTGGGTGCGCTCCATTGA
- a CDS encoding histone deacetylase family protein, which translates to MLPLVYSPIYVIPLPEGHRFPMAKFGLLRDYLVDQGVASEEQFHLPQAPAPEVLALVHEASYVTSFCTGTQSPQQLRRIGLPWSPALVQRTCTAVGGTILTARLALAHGLACNTAGGTHHAFPDFGAGFCIFNDLAVTARLLCAEGLVQRVLIVDLDVHQGDGTAFIFQEDARVFTFSMHCAANFPLHKQASDLDVPLPVGMTDKEYLKTLNQHLPRLLREFQPDLVLYDAGVDPHNADRLGKLALTNWGLYERDLDVLSTCVARGVPVAAVIGGGYGDSLPDLVARHALLHRAASEVYQRLVPPRWANKHR; encoded by the coding sequence ATGCTGCCTCTTGTCTATAGCCCCATCTATGTCATCCCTCTGCCTGAAGGCCACCGCTTTCCTATGGCAAAGTTTGGTCTGCTGCGTGACTATCTCGTGGACCAGGGGGTTGCTAGTGAGGAACAGTTTCACCTACCGCAGGCTCCTGCGCCTGAAGTACTAGCCTTGGTCCATGAAGCTAGCTACGTGACTTCGTTCTGTACGGGCACCCAGAGCCCACAGCAACTACGTCGGATCGGCCTACCCTGGAGTCCGGCCCTAGTCCAGCGGACCTGCACTGCTGTAGGCGGGACGATCCTTACTGCCCGCCTCGCGCTCGCTCATGGCCTCGCCTGCAATACCGCAGGCGGCACCCATCACGCTTTCCCGGACTTCGGGGCGGGGTTCTGCATCTTTAATGATTTGGCGGTCACAGCGCGGCTTCTGTGTGCAGAGGGGCTGGTTCAGCGCGTTTTGATTGTGGATCTGGATGTGCATCAAGGAGATGGCACGGCTTTTATTTTTCAGGAGGATGCCCGAGTCTTTACATTCTCGATGCATTGCGCTGCTAATTTCCCCTTGCACAAGCAGGCAAGCGACCTGGATGTACCCCTACCGGTGGGCATGACGGATAAGGAATATTTGAAAACGTTGAACCAACACCTGCCGCGTTTGCTGCGCGAGTTCCAGCCGGATCTGGTGCTCTATGACGCGGGTGTGGACCCCCACAACGCTGACCGCTTAGGGAAGCTTGCCCTCACCAATTGGGGTCTCTACGAACGAGACCTGGATGTGCTGAGCACCTGTGTGGCGCGTGGGGTGCCTGTGGCAGCGGTCATTGGGGGCGGTTATGGAGATAGCCTGCCGGATCTGGTTGCCCGCCACGCACTTTTGCATCGAGCGGCGAGCGAAGTCTATCAGCGGCTTGTTCCGCCCCGCTGGGCTAACAAACATAGATAG
- the nuoH gene encoding NADH-quinone oxidoreductase subunit NuoH, with product MTEGIDLQKSFVQLLTGAGLPAEVAHALWLPLPMVTILAVVTVAVLLAIWGERKWAADMQQRIGPNIVGLAGFLQGVVDAIKLIVKEDIVPRKADPWLFTIGPVLVLIPAFFAYLVIPFGQNLIISDLGIGVFFLISISSIAPIGALMAGYASNNKYALLGGLRAAAQSISYEIPLALAVLSVVIMTGSLSTVEVVERQNIYGVLSWNVFKPIVGQIGFVLFLISALAETERAPFDLPEAESELVQGHHTEYSGMKFALFYLAEYANLILGSLIATILFLGGWGLFVPVETLAGWINMPLTDPLFQLLAAFLGIVSTVAKVTVFVFLAILARWTLPRVRIDQLLDLGWKFLLPLGLVNLLLTAAFRLAFPGIFGGVF from the coding sequence ATGACTGAGGGAATCGATTTACAAAAAAGCTTCGTCCAACTCCTGACCGGAGCGGGACTCCCGGCGGAAGTAGCCCATGCCCTTTGGTTGCCCCTGCCGATGGTCACGATCCTGGCTGTGGTCACCGTGGCGGTGCTCCTTGCGATCTGGGGTGAGCGCAAATGGGCAGCGGATATGCAACAGCGCATTGGTCCAAACATTGTGGGCCTCGCCGGGTTCCTCCAGGGTGTGGTGGACGCCATCAAGCTCATCGTCAAAGAAGATATCGTCCCGCGTAAAGCTGACCCTTGGCTTTTTACCATTGGCCCGGTCCTGGTCTTGATCCCGGCCTTTTTCGCCTATCTGGTTATCCCGTTTGGACAGAACCTGATCATCTCGGACCTGGGAATTGGCGTGTTCTTCTTGATCTCAATCAGCAGCATTGCCCCCATCGGTGCCCTGATGGCGGGCTACGCCTCTAACAACAAATATGCGCTCTTAGGCGGACTGCGGGCTGCCGCCCAATCGATTAGCTATGAGATTCCCCTCGCCTTGGCGGTACTGTCGGTGGTGATCATGACCGGCTCACTCTCGACTGTCGAGGTCGTCGAACGCCAAAATATCTACGGCGTGCTCTCTTGGAATGTCTTCAAGCCGATAGTCGGTCAGATTGGCTTTGTGCTCTTTTTGATCTCGGCTTTGGCAGAGACAGAGCGAGCCCCCTTTGACCTGCCGGAAGCGGAGTCAGAACTGGTTCAGGGCCACCATACTGAATACTCGGGGATGAAGTTCGCCCTTTTCTATCTGGCGGAGTACGCCAATCTGATCCTCGGTTCGCTCATTGCAACGATCCTCTTTCTGGGGGGCTGGGGCCTATTTGTGCCGGTCGAGACGCTGGCTGGCTGGATCAATATGCCCCTCACCGACCCGCTGTTCCAGTTGCTTGCGGCGTTTTTGGGTATTGTCTCGACGGTAGCGAAGGTGACGGTATTTGTGTTTTTGGCGATCCTCGCTCGCTGGACCCTGCCTCGGGTGCGTATTGACCAGTTGCTCGACTTGGGCTGGAAGTTTCTCCTGCCCTTGGGTCTGGTGAATCTGCTCTTGACTGCAGCTTTCCGTCTTGCCTTCCCAGGCATCTTCGGTGGTGTCTTCTAG
- the msrA gene encoding peptide-methionine (S)-S-oxide reductase MsrA, whose amino-acid sequence MSSLAIFRSWVCGLTIASLTVGTIACGAKPLKTALQSPTVKGKQTAVFAGGCFWGVEAVFEHLKGVSDVVSGYSGGSAATANYETVSAGETGHAEAVKVTYDPAQVSYSQLLKVYFLVAHDPTQLNRQSPDSGTQYRSVIFFTDGKQQQTAQAYIDQLNKAHTFSKPIVTQLLPLKGFYKAEEFHQNFIDRYPTYPYVIINDLPKLAQLQKQFPNLYAN is encoded by the coding sequence ATGAGTAGTTTGGCGATCTTTCGTAGTTGGGTCTGTGGCTTGACCATTGCTTCTTTGACTGTGGGTACCATCGCATGTGGTGCAAAACCACTGAAAACCGCCCTTCAAAGCCCGACCGTGAAGGGAAAACAGACAGCAGTTTTCGCTGGGGGGTGCTTCTGGGGCGTAGAAGCAGTTTTTGAGCATCTGAAGGGGGTCTCCGATGTGGTCTCTGGCTATTCCGGGGGCAGTGCGGCGACGGCTAATTATGAGACGGTTAGTGCTGGCGAGACGGGACATGCTGAGGCTGTAAAAGTTACTTATGATCCAGCGCAGGTCTCCTACAGCCAGCTTTTGAAGGTCTATTTTTTGGTGGCGCACGATCCGACGCAGTTGAACCGGCAGAGTCCCGACTCGGGCACCCAATATCGCTCGGTCATATTTTTCACCGATGGGAAGCAGCAGCAAACCGCGCAAGCCTATATTGACCAACTCAACAAAGCGCATACCTTCTCCAAACCAATCGTGACGCAGCTACTTCCCCTGAAGGGCTTTTACAAAGCGGAGGAATTCCATCAGAACTTTATTGACCGCTATCCGACCTATCCCTACGTGATAATCAACGATTTGCCCAAGCTCGCTCAACTCCAAAAGCAGTTCCCTAATCTGTACGCGAATTGA
- a CDS encoding methyltransferase family protein has translation MRGPGTGWVIAQLLLLFLIMLLPKRIDLWPDERLMGILGALLLAAGAVVILLGLGVLRSNFTVFPRPRPEGELVTDGIYGLMRHPFYTGLILFCLGISFLTDSLIKLLLTVGLLVFLDAKARVEERWLEGRFPQYTSYRQQVKKFIPGIY, from the coding sequence ATGCGCGGACCGGGCACAGGTTGGGTAATAGCCCAACTGCTTCTCTTGTTTTTAATCATGCTGCTCCCTAAAAGAATAGACCTGTGGCCGGATGAGCGGCTGATGGGAATACTGGGTGCCTTGTTGCTTGCCGCTGGAGCTGTTGTGATCCTTTTGGGTCTAGGGGTGCTGAGGTCAAACTTTACCGTATTTCCACGTCCTCGCCCAGAAGGGGAGCTGGTCACTGATGGTATTTACGGCCTGATGCGCCATCCCTTTTATACAGGGCTAATTCTATTTTGTCTGGGCATTAGTTTTCTCACGGATAGCTTGATTAAATTGTTACTAACTGTTGGGCTTTTGGTGTTTTTGGATGCCAAAGCCCGAGTTGAAGAACGATGGCTGGAAGGGCGCTTCCCACAGTACACTAGCTACCGACAACAGGTTAAGAAGTTTATCCCAGGGATTTATTAA
- a CDS encoding SDR family oxidoreductase: protein MQTLVVGAGGETGRRIIEQLHARGIPTCGMVRSAEAIADLKAQSIRAVTGDVLKPDSLTGPLTGVDVVFCATGARPFKGGSPQEIDYQGTLNLVDQAKAAGVEHFILVSSICVSRLFHPLNLFGGVLYWKREAEKYLQKSGLMYTIVRPGGLTNDPPAEPGILIRGADTLFDGRIDRADVARVCVEAMLDPTARNKILEIINNPSNAPILDQFVQVPVVAG from the coding sequence ATGCAAACACTGGTAGTCGGGGCCGGGGGTGAAACGGGGCGGCGCATTATTGAGCAACTACATGCACGGGGCATCCCCACCTGCGGAATGGTCCGTTCAGCGGAAGCTATCGCTGACCTCAAGGCCCAGAGTATCCGGGCGGTGACCGGGGATGTCTTGAAGCCGGACTCCCTCACCGGCCCATTGACTGGGGTGGACGTGGTTTTTTGTGCCACCGGAGCCAGACCCTTCAAGGGCGGGAGCCCCCAAGAAATCGACTATCAGGGCACCCTCAATCTTGTGGACCAAGCCAAAGCCGCCGGGGTTGAACACTTTATTTTGGTCTCCTCCATCTGTGTCTCCCGCCTCTTTCATCCGCTCAACCTCTTTGGCGGAGTCCTCTACTGGAAGCGTGAGGCGGAGAAATATCTTCAGAAAAGCGGTCTGATGTATACCATCGTCCGCCCGGGGGGCCTCACCAACGACCCGCCCGCTGAACCGGGTATCCTGATCCGGGGGGCGGACACGCTCTTCGATGGACGCATTGACCGGGCAGATGTAGCCCGTGTCTGTGTCGAAGCGATGCTCGACCCCACCGCTCGCAATAAGATTCTGGAGATCATCAACAATCCCAGCAACGCCCCCATTCTTGATCAATTTGTCCAGGTTCCCGTTGTTGCAGGGTGA
- a CDS encoding SDR family oxidoreductase, producing MFSLQDQTILITGASAGIGAACARLLAQAGGRLILTARRTDRLEALAAELEQTPCHLLTLDVRDKAQVAEALGRLPAPWQTVDILINNAGLSRGMNKLQEGEVTDWDEMIDTNIKGLLYVTRAIVPGMVTRGRGHVVNLGSLAGHQTYPGGNVYCASKAAVRAISEGLKQDLLGTPIRVTSVDPGLVETDFSRVRFKGDEARAAKVYQGLTPLTAEDIAEVILYCVTRPAHMNINEILLMPTAQSGSTLVHRQY from the coding sequence ATGTTCTCCCTGCAAGACCAAACCATCTTGATCACTGGGGCATCGGCGGGCATCGGGGCAGCCTGCGCCCGACTTTTGGCCCAAGCGGGCGGGCGGCTCATCCTCACTGCCCGCCGCACCGACCGACTCGAAGCGTTAGCCGCCGAGTTAGAACAAACCCCCTGTCATTTGCTGACGCTGGATGTGCGTGATAAAGCTCAGGTAGCTGAGGCTCTCGGTCGTCTCCCCGCTCCCTGGCAGACAGTAGATATCCTCATCAACAACGCAGGCTTGAGCCGCGGCATGAATAAGCTCCAAGAGGGTGAAGTCACCGATTGGGACGAGATGATTGACACCAATATCAAGGGTCTCTTGTATGTCACGCGGGCCATCGTTCCCGGCATGGTGACTAGAGGGCGGGGGCATGTAGTCAATCTCGGTTCTCTAGCCGGCCATCAGACCTATCCTGGAGGCAATGTCTACTGCGCCTCTAAAGCGGCTGTCCGCGCCATCTCTGAAGGGCTAAAGCAGGATTTGCTGGGCACCCCCATTCGGGTAACTTCGGTAGATCCTGGCCTCGTCGAGACCGATTTCAGCCGGGTCCGCTTTAAGGGCGACGAAGCGCGAGCCGCCAAAGTCTATCAGGGCCTTACCCCGCTCACCGCCGAAGATATCGCCGAGGTAATCCTCTACTGTGTGACCCGCCCCGCCCATATGAATATCAACGAAATCCTGCTCATGCCCACCGCTCAATCCGGCTCTACCTTAGTACACCGCCAGTACTAA
- a CDS encoding gamma-glutamyl-gamma-aminobutyrate hydrolase family protein gives MSPLSRTLRIGISLSFAHPDADRALFRGKTLQYLEEHLILSVARSGAVPIPLVDLKHEMGAHQVLDGLDGLIFSGGADLCPQTYGEEPLKPAWSGDPARDAYELRLFETARERSLPMLGICRGAQLLNVALGGTLYQDIATQVSDSLRHRDPVRYDQLEHPVTLDPASWVGGIYASETLVINTVHHQAAKDLAPGLTLAAWAPDGIPESYQRIDDQDWIVGIQWHPEWLNGTDHRADGNAVFREFYSVCALRHEPHRAQAVGMVRPYP, from the coding sequence ATGAGCCCCTTAAGCCGGACCCTACGCATTGGGATTTCTTTGAGCTTTGCCCACCCCGACGCCGACCGTGCGCTCTTTCGGGGCAAGACCCTGCAATATCTAGAGGAACATCTAATCCTCTCTGTCGCCCGCTCGGGTGCGGTGCCGATTCCGCTGGTAGACCTCAAACATGAGATGGGGGCGCACCAGGTTTTGGACGGGTTGGACGGGCTCATTTTCTCTGGCGGGGCGGATCTATGCCCCCAGACCTATGGCGAGGAACCCCTCAAGCCCGCTTGGAGCGGCGATCCGGCCCGTGATGCCTACGAATTGCGTCTCTTTGAGACCGCCCGCGAGCGCAGCTTGCCGATGCTGGGCATCTGTCGGGGAGCCCAACTGCTCAATGTCGCCCTAGGTGGAACCCTCTATCAGGATATCGCCACCCAGGTTTCTGACAGCCTGCGTCACCGCGACCCGGTGCGCTACGACCAATTGGAGCACCCGGTCACCCTTGACCCCGCTTCTTGGGTAGGGGGGATCTACGCTAGCGAGACCCTGGTCATCAACACCGTTCATCACCAAGCGGCTAAAGATTTAGCACCGGGGCTCACGCTGGCTGCCTGGGCTCCAGATGGAATTCCCGAGAGCTACCAGCGTATCGACGACCAGGATTGGATCGTGGGCATTCAGTGGCACCCGGAATGGCTGAATGGCACGGACCACCGCGCCGATGGCAATGCGGTCTTCCGGGAGTTTTATAGCGTCTGTGCTCTGCGCCACGAACCCCACCGGGCACAAGCCGTGGGTATGGTCCGCCCCTACCCCTGA